In Pseudothermotoga sp., the genomic window TGATATCCATAACAACTTCCATTGAGTCGTATTCTGCTTCCCAGTCTTCCACATCTGGTCTTACACCACGCTGCACGTTGTACGCTAAACCAACTTTCGTAAAGACCACCTCCGAAGGAATATCTTCAGTTACATTATCACGCAAAATGACGTAACGGAGTTTTTCAGAACTGGAATGATCTGTTGACTTTTTGTAGAAGAATGATCGATGATGCTCTTTCGAAAATCCCTATGAACCAGCTCCCATAAAAAACTTCACACACATTTAGTTGACATACGATTCTGTAGTGTGTATAATGACGTGGCGCGAAAACTTATGGTAGATTATAAGGAGAAACTCCCGTCTTGCCAAACAGTGGATGGTAAGACCGGAAGGCCGAGGGAGGAGGTAAATGGATGAGGATCTATGAAACCATGTTCATCATCGATCCACGGTTGAGTGAACAGGAACGTGAGACTTTCGTGGAAAAGGTCAAGAACGTGATCAACGAGCGTGTGGCAGGCAAAATCAGAGAAATGAACAGGTGGGGTTTAAGAAAACTCGCTTACCCCATCACGCACCAAACGGAAGGAGACTACACGGTAATAATCTTCAGCGCGGAACCATCGAATGTGAACAAACTCGAAGAATTTTACCGTGTGACACCCCAAATCATTCGTTGGCAAACTTTCAGAAGAGAAGATCTCGAGAAGAAAGAAAAGAAGGAATTACAGCCTAGTTCAGCTGAGCAGAAGGAGTAATACGTCGTGCCGTATTACAACAAGGTGATCTTGGTTGGTCGGCTCACGAGGGATCCAGAGACACGTATGACTACCACAGGTTCGGCTGTGACTTCCTTTGTGCTCGCCGTTGATAGACCGACGAGATCTTCTGATAGTCAAAGAGTTACCGATTTCATCAGAATAGTGGCATTCAACAAATTGGCGGATTTTGCCAGATTGTATTTGAAAAAAGGCCAATTGGTCTTGATCGAAGGTGAACTGAGGATAAACAAATGGCAGTCTCGCGATGGAACAAACATGACAACACCTGAAATATGGGCAAGAGATATCAGGTTCATGGAGAAAAAATCTGTCACTCCGGAAGAAGTTGTTGAAGAAGGGATCGAAAGAACTATTGAAGAGCCCATCGTGAATCCAGACGAAATGTTCGGCTTGGAGGACCAAACAGATAGTGAGGACGACGATAAACCACCCTTTTGAGGAGGTGTCGGTGTGGAACAACAAAAGAGAAGGAGAAAAAAGAAGGTCAAAAGGTGTAAGCTTTGTGAGATGGGAGTCGAATATGTCGATTACAAAGATATCAGATTGCTCAGCGAATTTTTGAATGAAAAGGCAAAAATCATACCGAAACGTGTGAACGGTAATTGTGCGAAACACCAAAGAATGGTGAAAGTTGCCATAAAGCGCGCTAGGCACATGGCACTTTTGCCCTACATCAAGATGTGAATCTTCAAAATTTTTTAGAAATTCGTTGGAGGGACTTCGTGTCCCTCCGCTCGTTTTTAGGGGAGGGACAGATATGAAGAAACTTGCCGTGGTTGCGATTGGTGGAAACGCTGTGAACAGACCTGGAGAGAAACCAACCGCAGAAAACATGTTCAGCGCGATCGAAGAGGCCATGAGCTATTTGGTTGAAATGTTGGACGAGTACGACATCGTCATCACTCACGGTAACGGTCCACAAGTAGGTAACATACTGATTCAACAGGAGATGGCTAAGGATTTGATACCACCTTTCCCAATAGATGTCAACGACGCTCAAACCCAGGGTAGCCTTGGTTACATGATCGTTCAATCCTTGAGGAACCAGCTGGAGAAAAAACAAATCAAAAGAGAAGTTGCAGCTATCATAACACAGATAATCGTTGACAGGAACGATGAAGCATTTAAGAAACCCTCAAAACCTATCGGACCGTTTTACACAGAAGAAGAAGCAAGAAAGTTGATGAACGAAAAAGGCTGGATCATGAAAGAAGACGCAGGTAGAGGGTGGCGGAGAGTCGTTCCTTCACCGAAGCCGCTGGACATAGTTGAGAAAGAAATCATAAAAATGCTTTTGAGAAATGATGTGATAGTTGTCGCGGCAGGTGGTGGTGGTATTCCTGTGATCAGAGACAACGGTTCACTCAAAGGCGTAGAGGCTGTCATAGACAAAGATAGAGCCAGTGCCTTATTGGCGATAGAAATTGACGCTCAAGAGTTGATCATTCTCACTGGTGTTGAAAAAGTGGCGTTGAATTATGGAAAACCCAACCAAGTGTTATTGGACACTTTGACAGTTCAAGAAGCTGAAAAATATCTCAAAGAAGGACACTTCCCAGCAGGAAGTATGGGACCGAAGATAGAGGCTGCAATAGATTTTGTCACAGCAACAAAAAGAACCTGCTTGATAACGGATATGAAAAAACTGAAGGAAGCTCTGATTGGTCTGACTGGAACGAAAGTGGTCTATGGTTGAAAGGTCTTCTCAAAGAAGATTATCTGTGGTATATTAATGAAGGAGCGGTGGGTGCGTAGCTCAGAGGAAGAGCGTCTGCCTTACGAGCAGAAGGTCGTAGGTTCGAGTCCTGCCGCACCCACCAAAAGAAGTGGCCAGGTAGCTCAGTTGGTAGAGCACTGGACTGAAAATCCAGGTGTCGGCGGTTCGATTCCGCCCCTGGCCACCAAGAGTTTTTCTAGACATTCGTTATTGACAACAAAAAGCCCGGCGTTGAAGCCGGGCTTTTTGATTCAAACTTTGTTCATTGCTTCAATACTTCAGCCCAAGTTGTGACTGGCCAAGTGGTCTTGAAGAGTTCTTCAACTGCTGGTGCTGCTAGATCCCTGATCGATTTTAATGCTGTTTCATCGAGTTGAATCAGCTTCATGCCTTTTTCCTGCAAGAATTTGATGATATCTCCCTCACTCGCTTTCAATTTTTCTGTAGCCCAGGTGCACACTTCATCCATGATTTGATGTACGAGCTTCTTTTCTTCAGCAGTTAATCTGTCGTAGGCAGCTTTATTCATTGTGATCCAACCGACACCACATTGATGGTTCGTTATGATCAAATAGGATTGAACTTCGTAGAGTTTGAACGAAGAAATCTGTGTGACATCACCTTCGGAAGCTTCCGCTCTTCCTTCTTTGAGGGCTTGATAGAGCTCCGTCAATGGCACAGGTACAGCCGTCGCACCGATGGCTTCCCAGATCTTGACCCACGTTGGAACCACTGGCAGTCTGAGCTTCAATCCTTTAATGTCCTCAGGACCACGTATTGGCTTGTTCGCTGTCATTTGCCTGTAACCACGATAGACCGTCCCCAAACAGACCATGTTTCCTTTCTCAGCTATCAGCGCCTTAGCTTTTTCACCGATGGGACCATTCCAAACTCTCAAGAAATGTTCATAATCTCTGATCACAAACGGTGCATTAACGAAGAAATACTGTGGAGCGAAAACTTCTACTGGACGACCACCTGTGAACTGCATATCCACGATGCCCTTGGAACACTGATTGTTAGCTTCTTCTTCTGAAACCTTCCCGATCTGTAGCTCCACCAAAATCGTACCATTCGTCGCTGCTTCGATCTTTTCCTTGAATCTCTTCATGGCCTCTGCCAAGATGTGTCCTTCTTGGAAAGGCGTCGTCGCCTTCAAAACAATTTGAAATCCGAACAATCCCGTGACGATAACCAAAACCAGTGCCAATGCAAAAAATTTCCTCACAGCCAACACCCCCTATCAGAAATTTGAAGATTCTCCCTTGCGATACACCTCTCACATCATTCAATGAAAATCTTCTTGCCAAGCTCTGCCGAAACATAAGCCGCATACATCACCAACATCGTTTCTTTTGCAAGTTGGAAACCACTCAAAACATCTTTACCCTCCAGAACAGCACATGCAAAGTCTTTCATTTCCTGTGGATAACCCCTCGTCCAGAACTCGTCTGGCGAAGGAAAAGTGTAACCAGCTTTGGTCTCGAGCTTTTCGCTGATGTACTCATCACCCCAAACATTTTCATTCGGTGCGAAAGCCACCATAGAATTGTTGGGTGTAATGTTGGCGATTATCATACCTTTGGAACCAAAAAGTTCTATTCTGTTTTTCACACCCCCCAGACTCACATCGGTCGAAAAAACCACCGACCTAGAACCATCCTCGAACTCAAGAACAACAACTGACCAATCCTCGACATCGTGCCAGGAACTAACCACGTAACAAGGTTTCCCCTGCAGCGTTTTCATCTTGGTCACATTGCCGACGCTCGCCAGCACCGCCACTGGTTTTATAGGCTTGCCGTCCCTCATGAAGCCTTCATAATGTTTCAAATGAATCACAGTAGCGATTGGGTGCGAACCCAGGCGCATTAAACTTCCCCCACCGGAGGTTTTCCATCTTCGTGAGTAAGCCGCTTGAGAACCTGAATGGCTACACTCAGCGCGCAACTCGAACACAACCATGTCGGAGACCTTCATCATCCGCTTCATTTTTTCAACGGCCGGTGCATATACCCAATTTTCGGCATACATGAACTTGCTACCAGATTTGTTGATTTTTTCCTCCAACAGACTGATCTTCTCTTTCACTTTTTCGAACATGTGCGCCTTTGACAGCAAACCAACATCTTCAACGCCTGGTTTATCCTCTCCGAAATAGCCTGTCAATGGTTTTTCGCAAATGATATGCTTATGATTATCAGCAGCACAGATTATCACGGCATCATGCAAGTTCGTCGGTGTGCAAACATCAACAACATCGATCTCCGAGCTCGCACAAAGTTGTTCGAAATTGTCAAATACACGGGGTATTCCATACTCTCTAGCGAACCTCTCAGCGTTTTCTCTGTGCCCAGAGCATACTCCGACTACGTCGACGATTTGATGATTTTCCCGGAAGGCAGCCATATGTATTTTGGCTATGAAACCAGCTCCTACGATTCCGATTCGAACCTTTTTCACGCGTATAACCCCCTCACAGAATGAGCATGCCTGGTCTAATGAAGTGAACACCATTCACTTTCAGTTCTAATCTTGGAAAAACGAATGGTTTGGTGATCATCAGCAGGCCAGATTCAGTGACGATGAAACCATCTTCAGATTTAGTACCACTGATCGTGGGATTCCAACAAAACGCTTGATTCTTTCTCACGATCTGCTGACAATCCGGTGTGACTCTGATGTCTCTCGCGTAGTACCCCATTGGTCCACCTTGATGGTGCAACTTCCACTCATCGTGATAACCACGTTTTTTGTATTCTTCTATCGCTGCAAGCACAGGTAGATTCATCTTCTCTCCGATCTTCGTTCGAGATATCATGATACATTCGATCTCAACGTTCTCTTCATACTGTTTCATCAATTGTTTTGGTGGTTCACCGAAGTGAACCATGCGTGTCACCGTGGTGATCAAACCTTTGTATCTCGCATTGACGGAAACCATGACCAATCTTTCTACCTTCTTCATAGTCGGTATAGGATGTCTATAGAGCCTCGCTCGGTCGTCTGCAGCAACCATGAACCCTGTAGGATCTATCCTGTACTTCCAAAGTTCTGCACTGATTCTACCCGCTATTTCTGCCTCGACATCGCCTGGTTTTGTGAACAAAAGAACACTTTCCAAAGCCCTAGAAAGCTTTTCACCGAGGTACAAGTACCGTTCGATCTCTGACTCAGTCAATTCGTATCTGAGTTCATTGAATTCACCTTCAACATGAATCAAACCCGGTATAGGGCTGTCACACCCAACTTTTTCTCCGGCGATCTTCTTGACGATCTCAAGCTCTCTGTTCTCGTACCACTCATGGGAAACAACTTCAAAACCCAATCCGTCTATTTCCTCATCCTTCATTCTCGGAGCTTCAATCTTGTTGGCGATCAAGTAACAATTATCCTTAGTCACGAGCACTGAGGTCACACCCATCTCGGTTGCAATGCCAACCATGTTGAGACCACCAGCTGTGATCCAAGAAAAATTCGGTTGCTTTTTAATCAGCATTCCAGATAAACCTTTTCCGTCCATGAACTTTCTGACGCGTTCAAGCTTGATCTTCACTTCTTCAAGCCTAGTCATGATTTCACGGTCCCCCTCTTCGAAGTCCGATAGATTCCAATTAGAGAGAACGCGACTGAAGCTATTGCAGCCAGCAAAAGTGCGAGCGAAATAGGTCTTCTAAGCAAAATAGTCCAGTCATTTTTAGCGATCAACAGGGTTCTGTTGAGATTTTGCTCGGCCATGGGACCAAGGATGAGGCCGAGTACCAACGGCGGCATGGGAAAGCCAGCTTTCCTCATGAGGTAACCTAACACACCGAAACACAATGCGACTCCAACATCGTATATGCTGTTTCTCAGGGAGAAAGATCCTATGATGCACAAGACTAGAACTATGGGCATGAGTATCTCGTCTTTGATTTTCAGGATATTAGGTGCTAACAAAATTGAGATGAACCCAACAAGGAGCATCATGAACTGAATGATGAACCATCCTGCAAAGAAAGAGTACACAACCTTTGGTTGTTGGGTGAACATGAGTGGACCAGGGCGAACACCAATGAGCACAAAAGCACCGAGCATCACTGCGGTGACAGCGTCGCCAGGTACTCCGAGTGACAGCGTGGGAACCATGGCTCCCCCAGTGACCGCATTGTTGGCTGTTTCACAAACCGCGACACCTTCGAGTGCACCTTGACCGAACTTTTCCTTATTCTTAGACCATCTTCTCAACTCATTGTAAGCTAGGAAGGTTGCAATCGTACCACCAGTGCCAGGTAGAACGCCTATCAGAGTGCCAATGATGATACCCACAATCATTGGAACAATCAAACTTTTCAATTCATCCAGTGTGAGAAATAGGTTACCTAATGAAGTCGTGATGGGAACTTGTTCGCTCTTTTTTTCAAGCCTATCTAAAACTTCAGAAACTGCAAAGACGCCTATCATGACCGGTAGGAAGTCAAAACCGTTGGCGAGCAAATCTATACCTAGTGTCAATCGCTGTGAACCAGTGATGTTGTCTATTCCTATGAGTGAAAGCAGAAGACCTATAAGACCTGCGATCAAACCTTTGACTAGATCCTTTCCTGACACACTCGCGATTATGGTTAAGCCAAAGACTGCGAGTGAAAAGTACTCCGGTGGTCCGAATCTCAGAGCAAACTTAGCCAGCAGCGGAGCCAAAAGAACCATGCATATTCCACTCGCAAGTCCTCCCACCACAGAGCCTATCAATGCGGCAGAAATTGCTTTACCTGCTTTACCCTGTCTAGCCAACGGATAACCATCTATTGCCGTTGCTGCTGCAGAAGGTGTGCCGGGTGTTTTCAACAGAATAGCTGAGATTGAGCCACCAAACATTGAAGCACAGTACATACCCGTGAGAAGTAATAGAGCGGTTTCTGGTTTCATATAGTAGGTGAAAGGAAGTAGTAGAATGATACCCATAGAAGATGTCACACCGGGGAGTGCTCCAACAACGATGCCACTCGCAACACCTATCAACATTATCAAAAGATTTGATGGTTGAACAGCTATTTTCAATCCTTCTACCCAATAATTGATCATCTTACACACCTCACGGGGAAAACCTCGGTAGTGGTACTTTGAAAACTGTAGTGAACACGTAGTAAAGAACTAAAGACGTCACAACGCTCAACACAGCATTCGTTATGTACCTCCTGGAACCAAAGAGATACATCGAGAAAAACAGGAAAAGCGATGTTAAGATCAAAAAGCCAAGTTTTCTGAGTAGATAGGCATACAAAGTGAACAAAACAACACAACCCAGAAGGCTCAAAACGAAAGAACGACTAATTTTAATGGTACGTTCATCCTTCCTTTTTGCAAAAAGAGTTTTCACGATCAAGACGATGGCACAAAGAATCAAACACACCGTGACCAATCTTGGAAAGCCTGCTGAACCGAGTCCCAATCGGGGCTTTTTCATGCCAATCGTGTTCAGAAAAAAGGTCAAACCAACGACTAAGAAAATCAAACCTGAAGCCAAATCGATTTTTTTAGACATATCAACTCACCTGAAAACCCCGCCCCTTGAACAGGGCGGGGAAGTTTCTCATTTTCCGTATTTCTCTCCAACCTTCTTTGTTTTCATGAGCATCTCCCAGAAAGCGTTCTGTTCTCTAACGAACTTTGTGTAGCTGACAGTATCCATGTAATGAAGGATGTTACCCATTTCTTTAACTTTGGCCAAGAACTCAGAATCGTTCATACACTTATAGAAAATATCATGCAATGCTTGTACTATCTCGGGTGGAGTTCCCTTCTGTACTGCCACACCTCTCCACATTCCCAGCGTGAAGTTATAACCAAGTTCCTTCGCAGTCGGTACATCTGGAAAGATGCTCAACCTTTGCGTTCCAAGCACAGCCAAAACTCTGAGTTGACCAGCTTGAACTTGTGGTACCCCTTCTGGGGCAGCTGCCATCACTGAATCTATATGGCCAGCCACAAGGTCAGTGATTGCAGGCGCACCACCATTGTAAGGTACATGAATAAATTTCACACCTACGAAATCTTCGAAAGCTAGAGCCACCAGATGGTTACCACCGCCAGCACCACCGTTACCCATCGTGATGGTTTCAGGTTTCTTGCGTGCCGCATTCAAAAGATCCTCAAGTGTTTTGTAGGGCGAGTTCGCATTGACAAGGATATAACTAGGATCGTTCACTATGTTGATCACTGGTATGAAGTCATCCACAGTGAACTTCACTTCGCTCCAGTGGATCCTCGTAATGATCGGGGTAGCTAAGGAAAGCAAGGTATAACCGTCTGGTTGTGCTTTGAGGAATTCCATCGTTCCAGTCACAGCACCCGCACTAGGTATGTTGTTGACAATCAGAGGATGACCATTTGCATATTTTGGAAATACTGAAGCGATCGCTCTGAAGAGTAAATCCGTTGCACCACCAGCGGACCAAGGTACAATGATAGTCACAGGTCTTGTGGGAAAATTGACTTGTGAGAACGCAAGAACGCTAAAAAGGACCATTACCAGTAACATCTTCAGTTTCATACGAACACCTCCTCACCTTCGAGTATGAATATTTTTTCCAAACCTTGCTATCTACTTGATGAACCCAGTGATACTTACCAGTCACATAGAAAAAGTTTTTTCTGATTTTTTTCGTAAATGGACTTCCAAAACTTGTCAAAAAAATTTTATCCCGTAAAACCAGAAAACGTGCATGTAATGTGATTACAAGATAGTTTCGTGTAGTTTACACAAAAGAGAAACAAAGATTGATTGAAGACAAATCACTTTGTTCTGTAGAGCCTGTCTCCGGCGTCGCCCAACCCAGGCAGGATATAACCATGATCGTTCAGTTGTCTGTCAAGTGAAGCTGCGTAGATAGCCACATCTGGATGATGATTCTCGATCACCTGTACTCCTTCAGGTGCAGCTATGAGACAGACCACGACAATGTTCCTTGCACCTCGTTCTTTCAATATGTCCACAGAATGTAATGCTGAGAATCCTGTCGCGAGCATAGGGTCTAGAAGAAAAATGACACTCTTGTCATCTATTTTCGGTAACTTGCAGTAATACTGAACGGGCCTAAGGGTTTCTGGATCTCTGTAGATTCCGATATGACCAACCGATGCGTTCGGCATTAACTCCAGGATGCTGTCCACCATTCCAAGACCTGCCCTGAGTATCGGTACCACAACCATTTTTTTGTCCTCGATCGCATAGCCTTTCGTTTTTTCCAAAGGCGTTTCGACTTCGATCTCCAACGTTTCTATGTTCCTAGTAGCCTCGTAAGCCAATAAAAAGGTTATTTCTCTGAGAAGCTCTCTGAACTCTTTTGGACCTGTTGCTTTACTCCTCATGATCGTAAGCTTATGTTTTATGAGTGGATGCTCCACTACATGAAACATAGTTTAAACCCTCCCAAGGACAAAATAAAAGGGAGCATTCAGCTCCCTTGTACCGGTCCAAAATCTTTCAATGGCCATATACGCAATATAGGTTTTCCGATGAGGTGGTCTTTTGGCACGAAACCGAAATAGCGACTGTCAAAACTGTCATTGCTGTTGTCTCCCATGAAGAAGTAAAAGCCCTTTGGGACCTCAACTTCGATGCCATCAGGTGTTACCCTGATGTATTTACTCAAATCAACATTCTTGTAGATTTCCGAGAATGTGCGGTCGAACGGTACACCCAAAGGTACAGGGTACATCCCTCCAACGACTGAAAACACAAGGTTCGCAGCGTAAACATCTTTCTGTGCGAGTTTCTGCAGATACTGTCGATACGCCGTTTGGTTGTTTCTCAATCTACTCGCCTCAACGAACCAATTCAAAAGTTCAGGATATTTGAATATGCCCTCAGGTGCATAAACGATATCCTTCAACTTTTCGTTCAACTTGCCGTTCACATAGAGATGATACTTGCCATCATCTGCGAGTTTTATTTGTAGCACATCGCCTTCCTTACCGACCAATCGTTTGACGTACTTCACCCTGCCTCTGAACCTGCTGGGAGCGAACAGATCCATGAACTTATCGAAAGGTCTGAGCATCGTGAGAGCGCGCTCGTCTATGAACGGAGCCCAGAATACAACGATGTCTCCGATCTGTGGTTCTTTGACGGTATAAGTTATCTTCTCAATGAACAAGCGATCACCAATGTTTATGGTGGGTATCATCGAACCTGTTGGAACAAGCATGGTTTCGAACACATAAAGTCTCACAATCGTTGCCGCGACGATTGCATAGGCCAAAGATTTCAACCAGTCCAATGCGTATTTCCTCAATTTGTCCCTGTCCATGAACGTCACTCTCTTTTTTCCTTCAACTTGATCTTCCCTCTCACATCACGCAAATAGTAAAGTTTTGCTCTCCTTGTCTCTGCTCTCTTGACCACTTCAACTTTCTCAACAACCGGTGAATGGTACGGGAAAGTTCTTTCAACTCCTATGCCTCCACTGGCAATCTTACGAACTGTGAACGTTTTGCTCAACCCAGAACCTCTGATTCTGATGACGATCCCTTCAAAAACTTGTGTTCTTTCCTTACCAGCCTCAACAACTTTAACATGAACTTTAACGGTGTCACCAGTTCTGAACTCAGGAAGTTTCCTGTATTCACTTTTCTCGATCAACCTCACGAAGTTGTCCATGCTCACGATTCATACCTCCTCTCCTATCAATCTGTCTATGATTATTGCGGCAGCCGCCCTCACTGAGAGATGATTGTAATCAGATCTCGCTCGGACAGGCTCCAAAACGTAGTCACACATGTCGAGCAACTCTTGTGGCATACCCCAGCTCGTTCCAAAAAGCACAAGCACAGGCCTATCAGTGGACCTTACGATCTCTCTTCCCTCTTCATAACTGATGCTGTTGTTCCTCTTCTTAGCAGAAGTGAAGAACATCAACGGTTTTTTATTTGTTTCTGCCTCGATTGTTTCGATGACGTCCTCGATGTAAGACTTCAATTCAACTAACTGTAGTGCCTCTGTTCGACTGATATTTTGTTCTTTTCCGATACCATCCACCCAGTACTTCAGCACCGCTTTGACCACTTCTTGCTGTGCCGGCAAGTTCGTCACAACGTAATACTTTTTGATCCCATAGCTCCTCGCAGTTCTGGCTATATCGTGTATGTCGAGGTTCGTCACCGCGCTGGAGATTATCTTACCATCTTTTCCCAGAACCGGATAATGGATCAGGGCTATCCTGACGTCGCTCAACATACCTCACCAACTCCTGTAAGAGCCAAACCAAAGCTTTCTTTTCCTGTGTTGAAAATTCCCTTGAGAGAAACAGATCAGGTCTTCTCAAAGCTGTCAGCTTCAAACTTTCAGCCGTTCTCCACAGTTCCACCATTTCATGATCTCCACTAAGCAGAACGTCAGGTACTCGCATGCCTCTATACTCAGCAGGTCTGGTGTAATGTGGATGATCCAACAAGTCGTTGTAAAAGGAATCTCGTTTCACAGACTCTTCTTCAACTACTCCTGGGACAAACCTGCTCACTGCATCACAAATGACCATCGCTGCAAGTTCTCCCCCACTGAGCACGTAATCTCCTATCGAAATTTCCAGATCTACTAGATTCTTCACTCTTTCGTCAACACCCTCGTACCTTCCACACAATATCAAAAGATTTTTCTTTTTCGATAGCTCCATTGCAAGCTTGTTGTTCAACGTGACTCCTTGAGGTGATGTCAATACGGTATAGATTTCCCCAAACGTTCGCCCGCAATAATCATGCAATTCAAAAAAAGGTTCCGGTTTCATGACCATGCCAGGTCCACCACCGTAAGGATAATCGTCGACGATACGGTGTTTATCGTGTGTGAAATCACGAAGGTTGAGTATTTGAATGTCTAATTTTCCTTTTTCTATGGCTTGTGCTATTACTCCATATTCTTTGACAACCTTCACAAAATCTGGAAAGATCGTCGCTACGATTATCCTCATTACATCCACTCCGAAAGTTTCACCACGAGCTTTCTTTCCGGTTCGAAGCTCACCACGTATTCCTTCACCATTGGAATGAGAATCTCTCCATCTTTCGTCTTCACAACAACAACGTCGTTTGAACCGGTTTCTATAATGTCGATCACTCTGCCGAGTTTCTCACCTGCTTCGCTGTACACATCAACGTTCAAAAGCTGGTAGAAGTAATACTCGTCGGATGAAAGCTTCGGTAGCTCCTCCGTCTTGAGTAAAAGTTGCATACCAATGATTTTTTTAGCTTTCTCCAGACTGTCTATACCAGCGATTTTTAACAAATAATTCTTGCCAATCTTCTTGACTTTTTGAACGTTGACTCTGTAAATGCCGTTGCGTGTCTCGTCCTTTACGAAGACTTCTTTCAAATTGAGAAAGATCTCTTCCACATTGGTCATTGGAACAACCTTCACGTTTCCAAATAAACCATGTGTTTTTGTGATCTTTCCGATCACAATATATTCATTCACCTTACCACCCTCAAGGTGAAATCTTCGGTGTCGAACAGTGCAGACATGAGAACTTTCAGTGACTTGATCGTCCTGCCGTCCTTTCCTATGACTTGGCCTACGTCTTCCTCGTTCACAACGATCTCAAACACTTTGCCTGTGGCTTCGTTGAATTCGACGATTATGACTTCTTCAGGATGTTTAACTATACCTTTCACTATGTGCTCAAGAACTTGTTTCATTTGTTGCCTCTCTCTTGCCATACTTGATCTCGTGCACCTTCTTCAGCACGCCCGCTCTACTGAGTATATCCCTCACCGTGTCACTCGGTTGCGCACCTTTCAGGATCCACTCGACGGCTCTCTCAACATTTACCTTTATATCCGCCGGTGCGCGGAGTGGGTTGTAATAACCCAGCGACTCGATGTAAGCACCATCTCTTTTTTTTCTCGAATCAACGACCACTATCCTGTAGAATGGCATGTTCCGCTTTCCAAGCCTCGTTAATCTGATCCTTACCACGCGAACACCTCCTCAAAGCCCAAAAGGCAATTTCAACTTTCCGTGCTTCAATTTTTGCACGAGTTCTCTCATCTGCTCATAAGATTTCAAAAGTTTGTTGATGTCTTGTACAGTTGTGCCACTACCTTTTGCAATCCTAAGTTTTCTGCTCGCATTCAAGATCCTCGGATTTCTTCTTTCCTCTGGCGTCATGGAATTGATGATTGCTTCGATCTTCTTGAGTTCCTTCTCACTCGCTTCTACATCGATCTTGGGGGCACCAGGTAGCATCTCCACTATTGAAGCGAGTGGCCCAAGTTTTTTAAGTTCTCTGAGTTGC contains:
- the trmD gene encoding tRNA (guanosine(37)-N1)-methyltransferase TrmD; this encodes MRIIVATIFPDFVKVVKEYGVIAQAIEKGKLDIQILNLRDFTHDKHRIVDDYPYGGGPGMVMKPEPFFELHDYCGRTFGEIYTVLTSPQGVTLNNKLAMELSKKKNLLILCGRYEGVDERVKNLVDLEISIGDYVLSGGELAAMVICDAVSRFVPGVVEEESVKRDSFYNDLLDHPHYTRPAEYRGMRVPDVLLSGDHEMVELWRTAESLKLTALRRPDLFLSREFSTQEKKALVWLLQELVRYVERRQDSPDPLSGSGKRW
- the rimM gene encoding ribosome maturation factor RimM (Essential for efficient processing of 16S rRNA); the protein is MNEYIVIGKITKTHGLFGNVKVVPMTNVEEIFLNLKEVFVKDETRNGIYRVNVQKVKKIGKNYLLKIAGIDSLEKAKKIIGMQLLLKTEELPKLSSDEYYFYQLLNVDVYSEAGEKLGRVIDIIETGSNDVVVVKTKDGEILIPMVKEYVVSFEPERKLVVKLSEWM
- a CDS encoding KH domain-containing protein, with the translated sequence MKQVLEHIVKGIVKHPEEVIIVEFNEATGKVFEIVVNEEDVGQVIGKDGRTIKSLKVLMSALFDTEDFTLRVVR
- the rpsP gene encoding 30S ribosomal protein S16 — protein: MVRIRLTRLGKRNMPFYRIVVVDSRKKRDGAYIESLGYYNPLRAPADIKVNVERAVEWILKGAQPSDTVRDILSRAGVLKKVHEIKYGKREATNETSS